CCCATATCGACAAGGTTTATCCCACCGCGAAGGGACCGTTGACGGTGGTCGAGGACTTCGACCTGACCTTGCGCAAGGGCGAATTCGTCTCGGTGATCGGCCATTCGGGCTGCGGCAAGTCCACGGTGCTGACCATGGCGGCGGGGCTCAACGAGATTACCCGGGGCGGGATCATCCTCGACGGCGGCGAAATCGCCGATGCGGGCCCCGACCGCGGGGTCGTTTTTCAGGCCCCCAGTCTGTTTCCCTGGCTCAGCGCGCGCGAGAACGTGGCGCTCGGCGTCGATCGGGTGTACCGCCACGCCGGCGCGGGCGAACGGGCGGAAATCGTCGATTATTACTTGACCCGCGTCGGCCTCGGGGACGCCCTGGACAAACCCGCACGCGATATGTCGGGGGGGATGCGCCAACGCGTCGGCATCGCCCGCGCGTTCGCGCTATCGCCGAAATTCCTGCTGCTGGACGAACCGTTCGGGATGCTCGACTCGCTGACCCGTTGGGAACTTCAGGAGGTCCTGATGGACGTCTGGAAACGGACCCAGGTGACGGCGATGTGCGTCACCCACGATGTCGATGAGGCGATCTTGCTGGCCGACCGGGTGATCATGATGAGCAACGGGCCGCGCGCCACGATCGGCAAGATTCTCGATGTCGATCTGCCCCGCCCGCGCACCCGCAAGGCGCTTTTGGCGCACCCGCGTTATTACGCCCTGCGCGAGGAAGTCCTGACCTTCCTGCAGGAGCACGAGCACGGCGAAAAAACCGCCGTGCCCCGGGAAAACGCCGCGCCGGGCCTAAAGACCACCTCTTCTTCGAAAGAAGCCGCATGACGGAGGATATGATCATGACACGCAAAAAACTCGTCGTTATCGGTAACGGCATGGCGGGCATGCGCACGGTCGAGGAAATCCTCGATCGCGACGCGGAAAAGTTCGCCGTCACCGTGTTCGGCGCCGAGCCCCGGGAAAACTATAACCGGATCATGCTGTCCCCGGTCCTGTCTGGCGAAAAAAATTATGAAGACATCGTCATCAACGACCAACAGTGGTACGCGCAAAACGCGATCACGCTATACAGCGGCGAAGACGTGATCGCCATCGACCGCCAAGCGCATTGCGTCAAGACCTCGGCCGGACGCACCATGCCCTACGACGCCCTGATCATCGCCACCGGGTCCTCTCCCTTCATGATCAAGGTTCCCGGCACGGACCTGGACGGCGTCACCACTTTCCGCGACATGGACGATGTCGAGCGCATGGCCGATGCTGCGCGCAGTCACCAAAACGCGGTGGTCATCGGCGGCGGCCTGCTCGGCCTTGAGGCGGCGTACGGACTGCGCCAGCGGGGCATGGAGGTCACCGTTCTGCACCTGATGGATACCCTGATGGAGCGGCAGTTGGACGAGGCGGGCGGCTATCTGCTGCGCCGTGAATTGGAAAACCGGGGCATTCGCGTGATCACCCAGGCCGATACCGCCGCGCTGATCGGCAAGTCCAGGGTCGAGGCGGTGCGCCTGAAGGACGGCCGGGAAATCCCCGCCGACCTGGTGGTGATGGCGGTCGGTATCGTCCCCAACGCCGCCCTCGCCCGGGACTGCGGCCTCACGGTCGAACGAGGGATCGTGGTCGATGACCACATGACGACGTCCGATCCCGATGTTTTCGCGGTCGGCGAATGCGTTCAGCACCGGGGCCAGACATACGGCTTGGTGGCCCCGCTTTACGAGATGGGAAAAGCGCTGGCCGATCGGCTTTGCCGCGGTGACGAACCGGGCGATGCGGGGCCTGGGTACCAAGGTTCGGTAACCTCGACAAAGTTGAAGGTCAGCGGCGTCGATCTGTTTTCCGCGGGTGATTTCAACGGCGGCGACGCGTGCGAGGATATCGTCCTGCGCGACGCCGCGCGGGGGGTCTACAAGCGGATCGTCCTCAAGGACGGCAAAATCGCCGGCGCGGTACTGTACGGCGACGCCGGCGATGGATCGTGGTATTTTCAGATGCTCAAGGAAGGCGCCGACGTCTCCGAAATTCGCGACACCCTTATTTTCGGGCCCGAGTTCTCGGCGGGAGAAAACGCCGACCCTAACGCCGCCGTTGCGGCTCTCGGCATGGACGCCGAGATTTGCGGCTGCAACGGCGTTTCCAAGGGTGATATCGTCGGCGCCATTATCGAACACGGCCTGGAGAGCGTCGAGGACGTGCGCGCCAAGACCAAGGCTTCGGGTTCATGTGGATCGTGCGCCGGTTTGGTGGAAAGCCTTCTCGCCCACACTCTGGGCGACGCTTTCGTCGCCGGCCCGGCGCTTAAACCGATCTGCCCATGCACGACCCATACCCATGACGACGTGCGTCACCTGATCCGTCTGCATAACCTGAAAAGCATTCCCGCCGTGATGCAGGCTTTGGAATGGAAATCGCCGAACGGCTGCGCGGCATGCCGCCCGGCGCTGAACTACTACCTGCTGTGCGACTGGCCCGGCGAATACACTGATGACAATCAGTCGCGCTTCGTCAACGAGCGGCTACACGCCAACATTCAAAAGGACGGCACCTATTCGGTGGTGCCCCGGATGTGGGGCGGGGTGACCACCGCCAAGGAACTGCGCGCGATCGCCGACGTCGTCGATAAGTTCGCCATTCCTTCGGTCAAGTTGACCGGTGGGCAACGCATAGACTTGTTCGGCATTCCCAAGGAACAGTTGCCCGCGATCTGGACCGATCTCAATAAGGCGGGGATGGTGTCCGGGCACGCCTACGGCAAGGCGCTGCGCACGGTCAAGACCTGCGTCGGCAATACTTGGTGCCGTTTCGGCACCCAGGACGCCATGGACCTTGGCATTCAACTGGAAAAACTGTCCTGGGGGTCGTGGACGCCGCACAAATTCAAGATGGCGGTTTCGGGGTGCCCCAGAAACTGCGCCGAGGCGACGATCAAGGATTTCGCCGTGATTTCTGTGGACTCGGGGTTCGAGTTGTACGTCGGCGGCAACGGCGGCATCACGGTGCGCGTCACCGATCTGTTGTGCAAGGTCGCGACCTCCGATGATGTCCTCGAATACTGTGCCGCCTTCATGCAGCTTTATCGCGAGCAGGCGCGCTACTTGGAACGCACCGCGCCGTGGATCGAACGCGTCGGGATCGGTTATGTCAAAGCCGAGATCGTGGACGACGAAGCGGGGCGCAAGGCGCTGGCGGAACGCTTCTTGCGCTCCCAGAAAATAGCGCAGAACGACCCGTGGGCGCAGCACGCGGGGGCCGATACGCCGGAATTTCAACCGTTAAAATTGGTGGGATAACAGATCATGTCGAGTTGGATTGAAATCGGAACCGTGGATGACATTCCTCCCTTGGGGTCGCGCGTGGTGCGCACGCCGGTCGGCGATATCGCCATTTTTCGCGCCGCCCGGGACACCATTTTCGCCTTGGACGACAGGTGTCCGCACAAGGGAGGGCCGATATCCGAGGGCATCGTGCACGGCGAACAGGTGACCTGCCCGCTGCACAACCAGATCATCGATCTGAAAAGCGGTGCCTTCGCCAGCGGCGAGTGTGGTCAAAGCAGAACCCACCCGGTCAAGGTCGAAAATGGGGTCATCAGCATCGCCCTGGACGTTTCACAAATGGCGGCGGCGGAATGACGGGAGACGTGCGCACCACATGCCCGTATTGCGGTGTGGGATGTGGCGTTATCATCAGTCCCGGTCCCGACGACGCGGTGACGGTGACGGGTGATCCCGACCACCCCGCCAATTTCGGGCGCCTTTGTTCCAAGGGGGCGGCGCTGGGCGAAACGTTGGTTCACGACGGACGTCTAATGGTTCCCAAGATGGCGGGACGGCGCGTCTCCTGGGCCAAGGCGGTGAAGACCCTCGGCGATAAATTGACGCGGACGATCGCCAAGCACGGCCCGGACTCGGTGGCGTTCTACGTTTCCGGGCAGTTGTTGAACGAAGATTACTACGTCGCCAACAAATTGATGAAGGGGTTCATCGGAAGCGCCAATATCGACACCAATTCGAGGCTATGCATGGCGTCCTCGGTGGCCGGTCACATCCGCGCCTTCGGCGCCGACACGGTGCCGGGCTGTTACGAGGACTTCGACACCGCCGATCTGGTTCTTCTGATCGGCTCCAACACGGCGTGGTGCCATCCGGTGTTGTTTCAGCGCCTGCGCGAGGCGCAAAGACGGCGGGGAACCAAGGTCGTCGTGATCGACCCCCGGCGCACCGATACTTGCGCCACGGCGGATTTACATATCGCCTTGAAACCGGGCACCGACACCGCCCTGTTCAACGGCCTTTTGACCTATCTGGAGAAGAACGGCAAGCGCGACGCCGCGTTCGTCGCGGCGCATACGCGCGATGTGGACGAGGCCCTTGCACGGGCGCGCAAAAATGCGCCGGATATCGCCGCCGTCGCCGGAATTTGCGATGTCGATAAAGAGAGCGTCGCTCGATTGTACGCATGGTTCGCCGAACATGAGCGTGTCGTCTGCGCATACTCCCAAGGCGTCAATCAGTCGCACCGGGGCACCGACAAGGTCAACGCGATCATCAACTGTCATTTGCTGACAGGAAGGATCGGGCGTGAAGGCATGGGGCCGTTTTCGCTGACCGGCCAGCCCAACGCCATGGGCGGGCGCGAGGTCGGCGGCCTGGCCAACACGTTGGCCGCGCACATGGGGTTTGACGACGGTGCGCGCGATCGGGTCGGGCGCTTCTGGAACGCCCCGGCGTTGGCCGCGAAACCCGGATTGAAGGCGGTGGATCTGTTCGACGCCGTCCACGACGGGCGGATCAAGGCGTTGTGGATCATGGGAACCAATCCCGCGGTCAGTTTGCCCGACGCCACCAAGGTACGCGCCGCCCTGGAAAAATGCCCGTTCGTCGCGGTCTCCGACTGTATCGAGCAAACCGACACCACCCGTTACGCCGATCTTCTTTTGCCCGCCGCGACCTGGGGCGAACGGGACGGGACGGTAACCAATTCCGAACGCCGGATATCGCGCCAGCGCCCGTTTGTGGCGCCGGCCGGAACGGCGCGCCCGGATTGGAAAATTATCTGCGACGTCGCCGCCGCGATGGGTTTTGGGGATGCTTTCGCCTACGCCGCGTCGGCGGAAATTTTTGCCGAACACGCTCACCTGTCGGCGTTCGAAAACGATGGGGTGCGGGATTTCGACATCGGCGCCTTGCGCGGTGCGGTCGATCGCGCCCACTATGATCGCATGGAACCGACACAGTGGCCCGCCGGCGCGAAGACCCCTCGGGGACGCAAGCGGCTGTTCGCCGATGGTCGATTTTACACCGATGACGGACGCGCCCACTTTGTTGCGGTGTCTTTGTCTCCGCCCGACCTGATCGATACCACGATGTCGTTTCCGCTGTTGCTAAACACGGGTCGGGTACGCGATCAATGGCACACCATGAGTCGGACCGGCCTGTCGCCGCGTCTGGGCAGGCATACGGCGGAGCCCTACCTTGATATTCATCCCGAGGACGCCGAAAATTACGGGCTGCGGAACGGGTCCTGGACCCGGGCGATGTCGCCCAGTGGCGGGGTGACCGTGCGCGTGCGTTTTTCCTCCGCCATGCGCCGGGGAGAGGTGTTCGTGCCGATCCATTGGAACGATGCCGTGGCGTCGGACGCCGTGGTGGGGCGTCTGATTGCGCCGCGCCGCGATCCTTTTTCCGGACAGCCGGCATCGAAAACACAGCCGGTGACCCTTTTGCCGTGGAAACCGGCGTGGCGGGGCTTTTTCATTTCGCGCCGGCGGCGCGATCCTCGGGACGTCGAATACTGGTGTCGTATTCGTGTTCCGGGATGCTACGTCTACGAAGTGGCCGATCAGGTATGTCCCACCGATTGGGCGTCGTTCTGCGCGTCTTATTTTACGGGGATGTCCGGGGAAACGATTACCTTCGAAGACCCTAAAAAAGGGCGTTATCGCAGCGCCCTCATCGAGGATGGGCGCTTGCAAGGATGCTTCGCCGCCGCCGTCGATGGTGCGCTTCCTTCTTTCGATTGGTTGGCGGAGGTCTTCGCCGAGGAAACGGTGAACGAAAAAACGCGAAAACATATTCTGGCCGGGCGTCGCCCGGGAGACGCCGCCGATCGGGGGCCCGTCGTTTGTTCTTGTTTTGGCGTCGCCCTCAATACGCTGCTCGGCGCGATCCGCGGTCAGGGATTGACCTCGGTGCGCGATGTTGGACGGGTGCTCAAGGCGGGGACGAATTGCGGCGTATGTCAGAGCGAAATCGCCGCCTTGTTGGACGGCGTGCGCGGCGAAGAAGATGTCTCAAAGGGCAAGGTCAACGCCGCCTGACGAACGGCTCCGGCGCCATGCGGCTTTCTGTGGTGATTTATTTTCCCCTTTATTCGAGGGCGCTCCGGCGTATGCTGCCGGTGCGCCCGTCGCGCCGCGGGTGGATGGGACGTGATCAAAAAACGAGGAGGGGAACGATGAAGTTGCTGCGCCATGGCGCACCGGGAAGAGAAAAGCCGGGACTGATGGATCCGATGGGAAATGTGCGCGATTTGTCCGACGTGGTTGAGGATATCGACGCCCATGCCCTGGCGGAGGGTCTGATCGAGAGACTACGGGACATCGACGTCGCCGCGTTGCCTCGCATCGACGGCGCGCCCCGGATCGGGCCGTGCATCGGGGGGGTGGGCAAGATCGTGTGCGTTGGTTTGAATTATATCGACCATGGGGCCGAAACCGGTATGGCTCTGCCCCGCGAGCCGGTTTTGTTTACAAAGGCGAGCAGCGCCATCACCGGCCCATACGATCCGATCGTGATCCCCCGCGGGGCGCAAAAAACCGATTGGGAAGTGGAGTTGGCGTGCGTGATCGGTCGAACGGCGAAATCGGTCGCCGCCGCCGCCGCCCTGGATTACGTCGCCGGGTATTGCATCTTGAACGACGTCTCCGAGCGCGCCTTTCAACTGGAAAAGGAAGGCCAGTGGGTCAAGGGGAAGTCCTGCGACACCTTCGCCCCGATCGGCCCGTGGCTGGTGACGCCGGAGGAGGTGGGCGATCCGCAAAAGCTTGATTTGTGGCTGGACGTCAACGGTGAACGCCGGCAAAC
This genomic window from Varunaivibrio sulfuroxidans contains:
- a CDS encoding fumarylacetoacetate hydrolase family protein; its protein translation is MKLLRHGAPGREKPGLMDPMGNVRDLSDVVEDIDAHALAEGLIERLRDIDVAALPRIDGAPRIGPCIGGVGKIVCVGLNYIDHGAETGMALPREPVLFTKASSAITGPYDPIVIPRGAQKTDWEVELACVIGRTAKSVAAAAALDYVAGYCILNDVSERAFQLEKEGQWVKGKSCDTFAPIGPWLVTPEEVGDPQKLDLWLDVNGERRQTGNTAMMIFPLAHIIHYISRFMTLLPGDVVSTGTPPGVGMGMTPQTFLKAGDVVGLGVEGLGAQRQVCVDEARSSA
- the nirB gene encoding nitrite reductase large subunit NirB; the protein is MTRKKLVVIGNGMAGMRTVEEILDRDAEKFAVTVFGAEPRENYNRIMLSPVLSGEKNYEDIVINDQQWYAQNAITLYSGEDVIAIDRQAHCVKTSAGRTMPYDALIIATGSSPFMIKVPGTDLDGVTTFRDMDDVERMADAARSHQNAVVIGGGLLGLEAAYGLRQRGMEVTVLHLMDTLMERQLDEAGGYLLRRELENRGIRVITQADTAALIGKSRVEAVRLKDGREIPADLVVMAVGIVPNAALARDCGLTVERGIVVDDHMTTSDPDVFAVGECVQHRGQTYGLVAPLYEMGKALADRLCRGDEPGDAGPGYQGSVTSTKLKVSGVDLFSAGDFNGGDACEDIVLRDAARGVYKRIVLKDGKIAGAVLYGDAGDGSWYFQMLKEGADVSEIRDTLIFGPEFSAGENADPNAAVAALGMDAEICGCNGVSKGDIVGAIIEHGLESVEDVRAKTKASGSCGSCAGLVESLLAHTLGDAFVAGPALKPICPCTTHTHDDVRHLIRLHNLKSIPAVMQALEWKSPNGCAACRPALNYYLLCDWPGEYTDDNQSRFVNERLHANIQKDGTYSVVPRMWGGVTTAKELRAIADVVDKFAIPSVKLTGGQRIDLFGIPKEQLPAIWTDLNKAGMVSGHAYGKALRTVKTCVGNTWCRFGTQDAMDLGIQLEKLSWGSWTPHKFKMAVSGCPRNCAEATIKDFAVISVDSGFELYVGGNGGITVRVTDLLCKVATSDDVLEYCAAFMQLYREQARYLERTAPWIERVGIGYVKAEIVDDEAGRKALAERFLRSQKIAQNDPWAQHAGADTPEFQPLKLVG
- a CDS encoding nitrate reductase, with the protein product MTGDVRTTCPYCGVGCGVIISPGPDDAVTVTGDPDHPANFGRLCSKGAALGETLVHDGRLMVPKMAGRRVSWAKAVKTLGDKLTRTIAKHGPDSVAFYVSGQLLNEDYYVANKLMKGFIGSANIDTNSRLCMASSVAGHIRAFGADTVPGCYEDFDTADLVLLIGSNTAWCHPVLFQRLREAQRRRGTKVVVIDPRRTDTCATADLHIALKPGTDTALFNGLLTYLEKNGKRDAAFVAAHTRDVDEALARARKNAPDIAAVAGICDVDKESVARLYAWFAEHERVVCAYSQGVNQSHRGTDKVNAIINCHLLTGRIGREGMGPFSLTGQPNAMGGREVGGLANTLAAHMGFDDGARDRVGRFWNAPALAAKPGLKAVDLFDAVHDGRIKALWIMGTNPAVSLPDATKVRAALEKCPFVAVSDCIEQTDTTRYADLLLPAATWGERDGTVTNSERRISRQRPFVAPAGTARPDWKIICDVAAAMGFGDAFAYAASAEIFAEHAHLSAFENDGVRDFDIGALRGAVDRAHYDRMEPTQWPAGAKTPRGRKRLFADGRFYTDDGRAHFVAVSLSPPDLIDTTMSFPLLLNTGRVRDQWHTMSRTGLSPRLGRHTAEPYLDIHPEDAENYGLRNGSWTRAMSPSGGVTVRVRFSSAMRRGEVFVPIHWNDAVASDAVVGRLIAPRRDPFSGQPASKTQPVTLLPWKPAWRGFFISRRRRDPRDVEYWCRIRVPGCYVYEVADQVCPTDWASFCASYFTGMSGETITFEDPKKGRYRSALIEDGRLQGCFAAAVDGALPSFDWLAEVFAEETVNEKTRKHILAGRRPGDAADRGPVVCSCFGVALNTLLGAIRGQGLTSVRDVGRVLKAGTNCGVCQSEIAALLDGVRGEEDVSKGKVNAA
- the nirD gene encoding nitrite reductase small subunit NirD, giving the protein MSSWIEIGTVDDIPPLGSRVVRTPVGDIAIFRAARDTIFALDDRCPHKGGPISEGIVHGEQVTCPLHNQIIDLKSGAFASGECGQSRTHPVKVENGVISIALDVSQMAAAE